From Thermodesulfovibrionia bacterium, a single genomic window includes:
- a CDS encoding 16S rRNA (uracil(1498)-N(3))-methyltransferase encodes MARIFLPPEQLLSKEIIITGENARYLSLVLRAKPGEFITILNGNGKRYICKIITVHKKAITVENIKEELYSSESPISITLIQGLPKGDKMDHIIQKSTELGVNKIVPLITERSQIRTSDKVSRWRKIALSASQQSGREIVPEIIEPIDFNKLCDTQPNTAEDIGSLKLLFSESLEERNLKQVLNNCHKIKNITILVGPEGGFSKQEISIVVAKGFTEVSLGPRTLRTETSPITAISIIQYVLGDVG; translated from the coding sequence ATGGCTCGAATATTCCTCCCACCTGAACAGCTTCTCTCAAAAGAGATCATCATCACAGGGGAAAACGCAAGATATCTATCTCTTGTATTAAGAGCTAAACCAGGTGAATTTATTACCATTCTCAACGGAAATGGGAAGAGATATATCTGCAAGATTATAACTGTTCATAAAAAAGCAATAACTGTTGAAAATATCAAAGAAGAATTGTATTCATCAGAATCTCCAATCTCAATCACCCTTATCCAAGGGCTCCCTAAAGGGGACAAGATGGATCATATAATCCAGAAATCAACAGAACTTGGGGTAAACAAAATTGTTCCTCTGATTACCGAAAGGTCTCAGATAAGAACTAGCGACAAAGTCTCAAGATGGAGAAAGATCGCCCTGTCTGCTTCGCAGCAGTCAGGAAGAGAGATTGTCCCTGAGATTATTGAACCTATTGATTTTAATAAATTATGTGATACCCAACCTAACACTGCAGAAGATATCGGATCTTTAAAGCTTCTCTTCTCTGAATCTTTAGAAGAAAGAAATTTAAAACAAGTTTTGAATAATTGTCACAAAATTAAAAACATTACAATCCTTGTGGGGCCTGAAGGCGGGTTCTCAAAACAAGAGATATCTATCGTTGTTGCTAAAGGATTCACTGAGGTATCGCTTGGCCCAAGGACACTCCGGACTGAAACATCTCCAATAACGGCAATAAGCATAATCCAGTATGTCTTGGGGGATGTCGGCTGA
- a CDS encoding cold-shock protein: MAEGTVKWFNDSKGFGFITSEDGGDVFVHHTSIQGDGYKTLAEGQRVSFDIEEGEKGPKAINVVKI; this comes from the coding sequence GTGGCTGAAGGAACAGTAAAATGGTTTAATGATTCCAAGGGGTTTGGCTTTATCACAAGTGAGGATGGCGGTGATGTATTTGTTCACCATACCTCAATACAGGGAGACGGTTACAAAACCCTGGCTGAGGGGCAGAGAGTGTCTTTTGATATTGAAGAAGGCGAAAAGGGCCCTAAAGCTATTAATGTTGTAAAAATCTAA
- the dnaJ gene encoding molecular chaperone DnaJ, translated as MSEDYYSILEVERSVSADELKKAYRRLALKYHPDRNPGDNASTEKFKKINEAYSCLSDQNKRANYDQFGSAEGMGGGFNGSSDFGDIFGDIFGSFFGGTAGGRTRPTKGHDLRYDLDLTLHEAVYGVEKELNLPRWETCRSCNGSRSKPGKKPETCSTCKGTGETRIQQGFFTMARTCGQCKGEGSIITDPCSECKGIGKIKKKSSINLKVPAGVDTGIRLRVSGEGDPGIHGGPNGDLYVIINVEPHPFFKRKGNDLHCEVPVSFVKAVLGSEIEVPTIDGKEQLNIPSGTPSGKIFHLRGKGVPKLGGYGKGDQYVTIVVDVPKKITKRQKELLKEFAEISGDDISKKFMDKVKDIFGKHQA; from the coding sequence TTGAGCGAAGACTACTACAGTATTTTAGAAGTTGAGAGAAGCGTATCAGCAGATGAATTAAAAAAAGCTTACAGGAGACTTGCGCTCAAGTACCATCCTGACAGAAACCCGGGTGACAATGCGAGCACAGAGAAGTTCAAGAAAATCAATGAGGCTTACTCATGCCTCAGTGATCAGAATAAGAGAGCCAATTATGACCAGTTCGGCTCAGCAGAGGGCATGGGTGGCGGTTTCAACGGATCGTCTGATTTTGGAGACATTTTTGGAGACATATTCGGAAGCTTTTTTGGCGGTACTGCAGGCGGAAGAACACGGCCTACAAAGGGACATGACCTTAGATATGACCTTGACTTGACCCTGCATGAAGCAGTATACGGTGTTGAGAAAGAGCTGAATCTGCCGAGATGGGAAACATGCCGGTCTTGTAATGGCTCCCGTTCTAAACCTGGAAAAAAACCTGAAACTTGCTCAACATGTAAAGGCACTGGAGAAACAAGAATTCAGCAGGGATTCTTCACAATGGCAAGGACATGCGGCCAATGTAAAGGCGAAGGATCGATCATCACAGACCCGTGTTCTGAATGCAAAGGCATCGGCAAGATAAAAAAGAAGAGCTCGATCAACCTGAAAGTGCCGGCAGGAGTGGATACAGGTATAAGGCTCAGAGTGTCAGGAGAGGGTGATCCGGGGATTCATGGAGGGCCTAACGGAGATCTTTATGTCATTATAAATGTAGAGCCCCACCCTTTCTTTAAGCGTAAAGGTAACGATCTCCATTGTGAGGTTCCCGTCTCATTTGTCAAGGCTGTTCTTGGCTCTGAAATAGAAGTGCCTACGATAGACGGTAAAGAGCAATTAAATATCCCTTCAGGAACACCTTCGGGCAAGATATTCCATTTGCGGGGAAAGGGTGTCCCAAAGCTGGGCGGTTACGGCAAAGGTGACCAGTACGTAACCATAGTAGTGGATGTGCCCAAGAAAATAACCAAACGGCAGAAAGAACTTCTTAAAGAGTTTGCAGAGATCAGCGGGGATGATATATCTAAAAAATTCATGGACAAAGTAAAAGATATCTTTGGCAAGCATCAGGCGTAA
- a CDS encoding YcbK family protein, whose product MKPDKSCNNNRLSRRSFLALGAATVTATLFPSYVTASLEEMKVPERSLYFYNIHTDEKLKTVYWQNDAYIPESLAEINFILRDYRTGGIKEIDTKLLDLLYVINKNMKARQPFHVTSGYRSPETNAMLRKTSRGVGSNSFHIYGMAVDIKVPGRSIESLRNIAKKLKAGGVGYYPRSNFVHVDIGSVRYW is encoded by the coding sequence ATGAAACCGGATAAATCATGTAACAATAATAGACTAAGCCGCAGAAGTTTTCTTGCTTTGGGGGCTGCAACAGTCACCGCAACTCTTTTTCCTTCATATGTTACAGCATCCCTTGAGGAAATGAAGGTTCCTGAAAGATCCCTATATTTTTATAACATCCATACTGACGAGAAGCTTAAGACTGTTTACTGGCAAAATGACGCGTATATCCCTGAATCACTTGCTGAGATAAATTTTATCTTGCGTGACTATCGTACAGGCGGTATAAAAGAGATTGACACCAAACTATTGGATCTTCTGTATGTCATTAACAAAAATATGAAAGCCAGACAGCCTTTTCATGTAACATCTGGATACCGGTCACCCGAGACAAACGCGATGCTAAGAAAGACAAGCAGAGGGGTTGGCAGTAACAGTTTTCATATCTATGGAATGGCTGTGGACATTAAGGTGCCCGGGCGTAGTATTGAATCTTTAAGGAATATCGCAAAAAAACTGAAGGCCGGCGGGGTAGGCTACTACCCTCGATCAAACTTTGTCCATGTTGATATCGGCAGTGTCAGATACTGGTAG
- the rpsU gene encoding 30S ribosomal protein S21: protein MDIKVHGSDIEKALKILKRQLQKEGLFREIKNRKFYEKPSEKKKRKRIEARKKRMKALKMRTETK from the coding sequence TTGGATATTAAAGTTCATGGAAGCGATATCGAAAAAGCGTTAAAGATCTTGAAACGCCAGCTTCAGAAAGAAGGACTTTTCAGGGAGATTAAGAATAGAAAGTTTTACGAAAAGCCTTCAGAGAAGAAGAAGAGAAAGAGGATCGAAGCAAGAAAGAAGAGGATGAAGGCGTTAAAAATGAGGACCGAAACAAAGTAA
- a CDS encoding sensor domain-containing diguanylate cyclase: MKELNDKRLKQLNTLIEMTALVTSSLDSAEVNKLAVESAIKLLGVEAGSLLLLDQDSDELFFEVAVGNKSDEINLVRFKKDLGIAGWVATNSQPVLIHDVSSDKRFYIGIDEISGFNTRSMVCVPVRDKDKIIGVLQLINKIDGNFDNDDVMILQTFANQVAIAIENANLYQEAVTDGHTGLYHQKYFKLRLKEEIARSLRYHYPISVIMMDIDFFKKVNDRYGHPVGSKVIEGIAEIIKNITRVTDIAARYGGEEFALILPYSSYQYGMEIGERLRSTIERSDFGEINITVSVGIGYYDGGGRDIRCEELIGIADRALYNAKESGRNMVKGFSFT, translated from the coding sequence ATGAAAGAGTTAAATGACAAACGCTTAAAGCAACTTAACACATTGATAGAGATGACCGCCCTTGTGACTTCATCGCTTGATTCTGCTGAAGTTAATAAATTGGCAGTTGAATCAGCCATAAAGCTTTTAGGCGTGGAAGCCGGGAGCCTTTTGCTACTTGATCAGGATTCTGATGAACTTTTTTTTGAGGTTGCTGTAGGTAATAAGTCTGATGAAATCAATTTGGTGAGGTTCAAAAAGGATCTTGGCATTGCAGGATGGGTTGCAACGAACAGCCAGCCTGTATTAATTCATGATGTGTCATCAGATAAACGGTTTTATATAGGAATAGACGAGATTAGCGGATTCAACACACGGAGCATGGTCTGTGTCCCTGTCAGAGATAAAGATAAGATTATCGGTGTACTTCAGCTTATCAACAAAATAGATGGCAATTTTGACAATGATGATGTGATGATACTGCAGACTTTTGCAAATCAGGTCGCTATTGCAATTGAGAATGCCAACCTGTATCAGGAAGCGGTTACTGACGGCCACACCGGACTGTATCATCAAAAGTATTTCAAATTAAGGCTTAAGGAGGAGATAGCCCGGTCATTGAGATATCATTATCCTATCTCCGTAATAATGATGGATATAGACTTTTTTAAAAAAGTAAACGATAGGTATGGCCATCCTGTAGGCAGTAAGGTTATCGAGGGAATTGCTGAGATAATTAAAAACATTACTAGGGTCACGGATATAGCTGCCAGATATGGCGGTGAGGAGTTTGCTCTGATACTCCCATATTCCTCCTATCAGTACGGTATGGAGATTGGAGAGAGGCTCAGGAGCACGATTGAAAGGTCAGATTTTGGTGAAATAAATATTACAGTTAGTGTTGGCATCGGATATTATGACGGGGGTGGCAGGGATATCAGATGTGAAGAACTCATAGGTATCGCAGACAGAGCACTGTATAATGCAAAAGAGAGCGGAAGGAATATGGTGAAGGGTTTTTCTTTTACATAA